Proteins from one Choloepus didactylus isolate mChoDid1 chromosome 4, mChoDid1.pri, whole genome shotgun sequence genomic window:
- the LOC119531487 gene encoding protein tyrosine phosphatase type IVA 2-like isoform X2 — translation MNSPAPVEISYENMCFLITYNPTNATLNKFTEELKKYGVTTLVRVCDATYDKALVEKEGLHLLDWPFDDGAPPPNQIVDHWLNLLKTKFHEEPGCCVAVHCVAGLGRAPFIRQKRRGAFNSKQLLYLEKYRPKM, via the exons ATGAACAGCCCAGCACCTGTGGAGATCTCCTATGAGAACATGTGTTTTCTGATAACTTACAACCCTACCAATGCTACCCTCAACAAGTTCACAGAGGAACTTAAGAAATATGGAGTAACAACCTTGGTTCGAGTTTGTGATGCTACATATGATAAAGCGCTAGTTGAAAAAGAAGGACTCCACCTTCTTGACTGGCCATTTGATGATGGAGCTCCACCTCCTAATCAGATAGTAGATCATTGGCTAAACCTATTAAAAACCAAATTTCATGAAGAGCCAGGTTGCTGTGTGGCCGTGCATTGTGTTGCAGGATTGGGAAGGGCACCT TTTATAAGACAAAAAAGAAGGGGAGCATTCAATTCCAAACAGCTGCTTTACCTGGAGAAATACAGACCTAAGATGTGA
- the LOC119531487 gene encoding protein tyrosine phosphatase type IVA 2-like isoform X3, with the protein MNSPAPVEISYENMCFLITYNPTNATLNKFTEDWPFDDGAPPPNQIVDHWLNLLKTKFHEEPGCCVAVHCVAGLGRAPVLIALTLSEYGMKYEDAVQFIRQKRRGAFNSKQLLYLEKYRPKM; encoded by the exons ATGAACAGCCCAGCACCTGTGGAGATCTCCTATGAGAACATGTGTTTTCTGATAACTTACAACCCTACCAATGCTACCCTCAACAAGTTCACAGAG GACTGGCCATTTGATGATGGAGCTCCACCTCCTAATCAGATAGTAGATCATTGGCTAAACCTATTAAAAACCAAATTTCATGAAGAGCCAGGTTGCTGTGTGGCCGTGCATTGTGTTGCAGGATTGGGAAGGGCACCTGTGCTGATTGCACTTACTTTGAGTGAATATGGAATGAAGTATGAAGATGCAGTTCAGTTTATAAGACAAAAAAGAAGGGGAGCATTCAATTCCAAACAGCTGCTTTACCTGGAGAAATACAGACCTAAGATGTGA
- the LOC119531487 gene encoding protein tyrosine phosphatase type IVA 2-like isoform X1, which translates to MNSPAPVEISYENMCFLITYNPTNATLNKFTEELKKYGVTTLVRVCDATYDKALVEKEGLHLLDWPFDDGAPPPNQIVDHWLNLLKTKFHEEPGCCVAVHCVAGLGRAPVLIALTLSEYGMKYEDAVQFIRQKRRGAFNSKQLLYLEKYRPKM; encoded by the coding sequence ATGAACAGCCCAGCACCTGTGGAGATCTCCTATGAGAACATGTGTTTTCTGATAACTTACAACCCTACCAATGCTACCCTCAACAAGTTCACAGAGGAACTTAAGAAATATGGAGTAACAACCTTGGTTCGAGTTTGTGATGCTACATATGATAAAGCGCTAGTTGAAAAAGAAGGACTCCACCTTCTTGACTGGCCATTTGATGATGGAGCTCCACCTCCTAATCAGATAGTAGATCATTGGCTAAACCTATTAAAAACCAAATTTCATGAAGAGCCAGGTTGCTGTGTGGCCGTGCATTGTGTTGCAGGATTGGGAAGGGCACCTGTGCTGATTGCACTTACTTTGAGTGAATATGGAATGAAGTATGAAGATGCAGTTCAGTTTATAAGACAAAAAAGAAGGGGAGCATTCAATTCCAAACAGCTGCTTTACCTGGAGAAATACAGACCTAAGATGTGA